AGCCTTGATGACACCAGAGGCGCCAGCCTGCTTCAGAGCGGCCTCGTTCACCTGAGAAGGATCAACGATTTCCATACGCAAGCGGGTTGCACAGTTATCCAACTCAGAGATGTTCTCCTTGCCACCAAGTGCCTGGATGAAACGGTGACCCGTCATAAGGTAGCCCTCATCCGTGTTAGGGGCGGATGCTGCACCTGAGGTGAACTCTTCAACATCATCATCTTCACGACCAGGGGTCTTCATGTTCCAGCGAGTGATCGCGAAGCGGAAGACCAGGAAATAGATCGCGAACCAGCCGAGGCCCATCAGTGGGAGAGCCCATGGGTTCAGAGCCATTGGGTTCGTCCAGTTGAGGACCAGGTCAATGAAGCCCGCGGAGAACCCGAAGCCCATACGTACAGGAAGCATCGCGGTGATCGCCAGCGAAATGCCGGTGAACAGAGCGTGGATGACGTACAGGGCCGGAGCGACGAACATGAAGGAGAACTCAAGAGGTTCGGTGACACCAACGAAGAATGCCGAAACCGAAGCGGCCAGCAGGATACCGTAAGCGGCCTGCTTGCGGCTGGGCTTAGCGGTCACGTACATCGCGAGCGCTGCACCCGGGAGGCCGAACATCATGATCGGGAAGAAGCCTGCCATGAATACGCCAGTCTCACCAAGTACACCGGTACCGGAAAGGAAGTTGTTGAGGTCGTTGATACCTGCAACGTCGAACCAGAACACGGAGTTCAGTGCGTGGTGTAGGCCCAGCGGAATCAGCAGACGGTTGAAGAAGCCGTAGATGCCGGCGCCAAGTGGGCCGAGGCCGACGATTGCTTCGCCGAAGGTCACGAGTCCGCCGTAAACGAACGGCCAAACGAAGAACAGAACGATCGCTACAACGATGGAAATGGCTGCAGCCATGATCGATACGGAGCGACGGCCGGAGAAGAATGACAGAGCGTCAGGCAGCTTCGTGCCCTTGAACCGGTCATAGCACCAGGCGCCAATAAGGCCGGCAATGATACCGACGAAGACGTTCTGGACCTTGCCGAATGCGGGGTTAACGGCATCAACTTCAATGCCTAGGTACCCTGCAACCGCGCCCGGTGCCAGAAGTGTGGTGATGGTCAGCCACGAAACTAAACCGGCAAGTGCGGAAGTACCGTCGGACTTGCTGGCCATACCAATAGAAATACCGATTGCGAACAGAATCGGCATGTTGTCAAGAAGTGCGCCACCCGCAGCGCCGAGGAAAACCCCGGCAATGTTGTCGCCACCT
This genomic stretch from Schaalia sp. JY-X169 harbors:
- the nagE gene encoding N-acetylglucosamine-specific PTS transporter subunit IIBC, with product MKFMQRLGKSMMLPVSVLPIAAILMGISYWIATAVGGDNIAGVFLGAAGGALLDNMPILFAIGISIGMASKSDGTSALAGLVSWLTITTLLAPGAVAGYLGIEVDAVNPAFGKVQNVFVGIIAGLIGAWCYDRFKGTKLPDALSFFSGRRSVSIMAAAISIVVAIVLFFVWPFVYGGLVTFGEAIVGLGPLGAGIYGFFNRLLIPLGLHHALNSVFWFDVAGINDLNNFLSGTGVLGETGVFMAGFFPIMMFGLPGAALAMYVTAKPSRKQAAYGILLAASVSAFFVGVTEPLEFSFMFVAPALYVIHALFTGISLAITAMLPVRMGFGFSAGFIDLVLNWTNPMALNPWALPLMGLGWFAIYFLVFRFAITRWNMKTPGREDDDVEEFTSGAASAPNTDEGYLMTGHRFIQALGGKENISELDNCATRLRMEIVDPSQVNEAALKQAGASGVIKAGAHSVQVIYGLNVQFVKDAMETIIDSNLEVPDNLAQTQAAAADGRLVDGDLMVAAPAAVTLKLRQPVPGTVVALDTVPDKTFAEGMLGAGVAIEPSVGTVVAPADGTVAMVFKTGHAVALVLDGGEELLIHVGLDTVEMKGEGFQILTQKGARVTAGTPLLKFDIAKIKAAGHPTVTPVVVTNNKNAVIEFI